Proteins encoded in a region of the Mucispirillum schaedleri ASF457 genome:
- a CDS encoding M1 family aminopeptidase: protein MKKTAFILLIIFAFYYKSFAAAAIIKSEIDINLNMIKGSITITSTKAETVTVSLYHDMQLLSSDKRVKYNKNRNEYTISLDGLSPVILSYIKNITDTSDTISKDFISIYSSIVPAVTNIENAELYINIPENFQGLASQFVTFNKNENTMLFTYNSLPENIYFAASSNYIVKKITQNHIDIYTLLFKEHENLSYKLLQKAAYYIEIYENLFVSHFPYHNFIVVEDVNPYGHALASMAVFGSSIIDKDFVAERSLGHEVLHQWFGAAIESSMADGNFLEAITTYFSDYFYEKDDRIKYRKDILIKYQAYAAAKSFPLKEFIYNAGKKEQSIGYGKGLMVLHMAKNKAGDDAFMAGIRKFINDKLYSTASWKDLLSYIGMDNDFYTNWILSKDNIILAVNNVSFQNKILSFNLIRKGGEDEINIPFTHISENNAVTGKFKIKTGVNQIVYNLKSDNDTFIIDDRYDLMRALYPAEIIPSFDYLFGADEILFAGNKNEDNTFREIFPNISEAIHIRKLSLHHLKDRNVIISMENTVPQTVAELLKSTLTFTFEISNTTYKVVRNPYSQGDKFIMFSFNNTKESLNKLAHYGSYSYIALNKNQVTAKEKNTTPNGIKIFGR, encoded by the coding sequence ATGAAAAAGACAGCTTTTATTTTATTAATAATTTTTGCTTTTTACTATAAAAGTTTTGCAGCAGCTGCTATAATAAAATCAGAAATAGATATTAATCTTAATATGATTAAAGGAAGTATTACTATAACTTCCACAAAAGCAGAAACTGTTACAGTATCACTTTATCATGATATGCAGCTTTTAAGCAGTGATAAAAGAGTAAAATATAATAAAAACCGTAACGAATACACTATAAGCCTTGATGGCTTATCTCCTGTAATATTATCATACATTAAAAACATTACTGATACATCAGATACTATCAGCAAAGATTTTATTTCAATATATTCAAGCATTGTGCCAGCAGTTACAAATATTGAAAATGCTGAGCTTTATATTAATATACCTGAAAATTTTCAGGGGCTTGCAAGCCAGTTTGTAACATTTAATAAAAACGAAAATACAATGCTTTTTACATATAATTCTCTGCCAGAAAATATATATTTTGCAGCTTCAAGTAACTATATTGTCAAAAAAATAACACAAAATCATATTGATATATATACACTTTTATTTAAAGAGCATGAAAATTTAAGCTATAAACTTCTCCAAAAAGCAGCCTATTATATTGAAATATATGAAAACCTGTTTGTATCACACTTTCCATATCATAATTTTATTGTAGTAGAAGATGTAAACCCTTACGGTCATGCACTTGCTTCTATGGCAGTATTTGGCTCATCTATTATTGATAAAGATTTTGTTGCAGAACGCTCGCTGGGTCATGAAGTGCTGCACCAGTGGTTTGGGGCAGCTATTGAAAGCAGCATGGCAGATGGCAACTTTTTAGAAGCGATTACCACATATTTTTCTGATTATTTCTATGAAAAAGATGACAGAATTAAATACAGAAAAGATATATTGATAAAATATCAGGCTTATGCAGCAGCAAAAAGTTTCCCTTTAAAAGAGTTTATATATAATGCTGGCAAAAAAGAGCAGTCTATAGGTTACGGCAAAGGGCTTATGGTGCTGCATATGGCTAAAAACAAAGCAGGTGATGATGCTTTTATGGCTGGCATTAGAAAATTTATAAATGATAAGCTTTATTCAACTGCATCTTGGAAAGATTTACTTTCATATATTGGTATGGATAATGATTTTTATACAAACTGGATATTAAGTAAAGATAATATTATCCTTGCAGTAAATAATGTTTCTTTTCAAAATAAGATACTTTCTTTTAACTTAATCAGAAAAGGCGGGGAAGATGAGATAAATATTCCATTTACCCATATTTCAGAAAACAATGCTGTAACTGGTAAATTTAAAATAAAAACAGGTGTAAACCAAATAGTATATAACTTAAAATCTGATAATGATACATTTATAATAGATGATAGGTATGATTTAATGCGGGCATTATATCCTGCAGAAATCATCCCGTCATTTGATTATCTTTTTGGTGCTGATGAAATATTATTTGCAGGTAATAAAAATGAGGATAATACATTCAGAGAAATATTTCCTAACATATCAGAAGCTATCCATATTAGAAAACTAAGCCTGCACCATTTAAAAGACAGAAATGTTATTATATCTATGGAAAACACTGTTCCGCAGACTGTGGCAGAGCTTTTAAAAAGCACACTGACTTTTACTTTTGAGATAAGTAATACTACATATAAAGTAGTGAGAAACCCATATTCTCAAGGGGATAAGTTTATTATGTTTTCTTTTAATAACACAAAAGAAAGCCTGAATAAGCTTGCCCATTACGGCTCTTATTCTTATATAGCACTTAATAAAAATCAAGTAACTGCAAAAGAAAAAAATACTACGCCAAATGGAATAAAAATATTTGGCAGATAG